A window of Ovis canadensis isolate MfBH-ARS-UI-01 breed Bighorn chromosome X, ARS-UI_OviCan_v2, whole genome shotgun sequence contains these coding sequences:
- the USP11 gene encoding ubiquitin carboxyl-terminal hydrolase 11 isoform X3 gives MAAVAANPADTAATAVDDREPQREAVPGLESQRRQIENGRGRPLQVGESWFLVGQHWYKQWEVYVQGGDRDSSTFPGCINNAELFEDQVNWRLKKGLVEGEDYVLLPAAAWHYLVNWYGLEHGQPPIERKVVELASIHKVEVYSVELLLVQHSDMDTPHTAQFSQTDSVDLVLHTAREQFLVSPQEETRLWIKNAEGSFERLCNTRVTVLDAALKTGQVVVMETRNKDGTWPSAQPNDTSSTLEEEEDFQGQPGICGLTNLGNTCFMNSALQCLSNVPQLTEYFLKNRYLEELNFCNPLGMKGEIAQAYADLVKQAWSGHHRSIVPQVFKTKVGHFASQFLGYQQHDSQELLSFLLDGLHEDLNRVKKKEYVELCDAAGRPDQEVAQEAWQNHKRRNDSVIVDTFHGLFKSTLVCPDCGNVSVTFDPFCYLSVPLPVSHKRVMEVFFVSMDPRRKPEQHRLVVPKKGKISDLCVALAKHTGISPERMMVADVFSHRFYKIYQLEESLSSILDRDDIFIYEVSGRAAIGENSREDVVLPIYLRERTPARDYNSSYYGLMLFGHPLLVSVPRDRLSWDALYHILLYRLSRYVTRPSSDDEDDGDEKADLEDKDSLPKPGHVTEGSSQDPGLEQAGPSSRVVSGSRAPVDNSPGPSHWPQRARRKHLFTLHTVNSNGTSDRSTFNEDTHAQPYIAIDWEPEMKKRYYDEVEAEGYVKHDCVGYVLKKAPVQLQECIELFTTVETLEKENPWYCPTCKQHQLATKKLDLWMLPETLIIHLKRFSYTKFSREKLDTLVEFPIRDLDFSEFVIKPQNDSARELYKYDLIAVSNHYGGLRDGHYTTFACNKDSGQWHYFDDSSVSPVTENQIESKAAYVLFYQRQDVARRMQTQASSSKPPASSACGAPPKSESMDVN, from the exons ATGGCGGCGGTCGCAGCGAATCCCGCGGATACGGCTGCGACTGCGGTCGACGACCGAGAGCCACAGCGGGAAGCGGTGCCAGGCCTGGAGAGCCAGCGGCGCCAGATTGAGAATGGGCGAGGGCGTCCGCTGCAGGTCGGCGAAAGCTG GTTCCTCGTGGGGCAACACTGGTACAAGCAGTGGGAGGTGTACGTGCAGGGAGGAGATCGGGACTCCAGCACCTTCCCTGGCTGCATCAACAATGCTGAACTCTTCGAAG ACCAGGTAAACTGGCGCCTCAAGAAGGGATTGGTGGAAGGTGAGGACTATGTGCTGCTCCCAGCGGCTGCTTGGCATTACCTGGTCAACTGGTATGGTCTAGAGCATGGCCAGCCTCCCATTGAACGCAAG GTTGTGGAACTGGCTAGCATCCACAAGGTTGAAGTGTACTCAGTAGAACTGTTGCTTGTCCAGCACAGTGATATGGACACACCTCACACGGCTCAATTCAGCCAGACAGATTCTGTTG ACCTAGTTCTGCATACCGCTCGAGAGCAGTTTCTGGTGAGCCCCCAGGAAGAGACCCGGCTGTGGATCAAGAACGCGGAGGGCTCTTTTGAGAGGTTGTGCAACACCCGTGTCACAGTGCTTGACGCCGCTCTCAAGACTGggcag GTGGTTGTCATGGAGACCCGAAACAAGGATGGCACTTGGCCCAGTGCGCAGCCGAATGACAC GAGCAGCAcattggaggaggaagaggacttCCAGGGCCAGCCAGGCATCTGTGGTCTTACCAATCTGGGCAACACGTGCTTCATGAACTCGGCCCTGCAG tgCCTCAGTAACGTGCCGCAGCTCACCGAGTACTTCCTGAAAAACCGATACCTGGAGGAGCTCAACTTCTGCAACCCACTGGGCATGAAGGGGGAGATTGCACAGGCCTATGCGGACCTGGTGAAACAGGCGTGGTCTGGCCACCACCGCTCCATTGTGCCCCAGGTGTTCAAG ACCAAGGTCGGCCACTTTGCGTCCCAGTTTCTGGGCTACCAGCAGCATGACTCACAGGAGCTGCTGTCGTTCCTCCTGGATGGGCTACACGAGGACCTCAATCGCGTCAAGAAGAAGGAATATGTGGAGCTGTGTGATGCTGCTGGGAGGCCGGATCAG GAGGTTGCTCAGGAAGCCTGGCAGAACCACAAACGGCGGAATGATTCTGTAATCGTGGACACTTTCCATGGCCTCTTCAAGTCCACACTGGTGTGCCCTGATTGTGGCAATGTGTCTGTGACCTTCGACCCCTTCTGCTACCTCAGTGTCCCACTGCCTGTGAGCCACAAGAGGGTCATGGAGGTCTTCTTTGTCTCCATGGACCCCCGCCGCAAGCCGGAGCAG CACCGGCTCGTGGTCCCCAAGAAAGGCAAGATCTCGGATCTATGTGTGGCTCTGGCCAAACACACTGGCATCTCGCCAGAAAGG ATGATGGTGGCTGATGTCTTCAGTCACCGCTTCTACAAGATCTACCAGCTGGAGGAGTCCCTGAGCAGCATCTTAGACCGAGATGATATCTTCAT ATACGAGGTGTCTGGCAGGGCTGCTATTGGTGAGAACTCCAGAGAGGATGTTGTGCTTCCTATCTACCTGCGGGAGCGCACCCCAGCCCGGGACTATAACAGTTCCTATTATGGCTTGATGCTCTTTGGGCACCCGCTCCTGGTGTCAGTGCCCCGGGACCGGCTCTCGTGGGACGCCCTGTATCACATCCTGCTGTACCGCCTCTC ACGCTATGTGACCAGACCCAGCTCGGATGATGAGGATGATGGGGATGAGAAAG CAGACCTGGAGGATAAGGATAGCCTCCCTAAGCCTGGACATGTGACTGAGGGCAGCTCCCAAGACCCTGGGCTGGAGCAGGCTGGGCCCAGCTCCAGAGTCGTGAGCGGAAGTCGGGCTCCTGTGGACAACTCTCCTGGGCCATCTCACTGGCCCCAGAGGGCACGGCGCAAGCACCTCTTCACCCTGCACACAGTGAATTCCAATGGGACCAGTGACCGCTCGACCTTCAACGAGGATACCCATG CCCAGCCGTACATTGCCATCGACTGGGAACCAGAGATGAAGAAGCGTTACTATGACGAGGTGGAGGCTGAG GGCTACGTGAAGCATGACTGCGTTGGGTACGTGCTGAAGAAGGCACCAGTGCAGCTGCAGGAATGCATTGAGCTCTTCACCACCGttgagaccctggagaaggaaaacccCTG GTACTGCCCCACTTGCAAGCAGCACCAGCTGGCCACCAAGAAGCTGGACCTGTGGATGCTGCCAGAGACACTCATCATCCACCTGAAGCGCTTTTCCTACACCAAGTTCTCCAGAGAAAAGCTGGACACCCTTGTGGAGTTTCCTATCCG GGACCTGGACTTCTCTGAGTTTGTCATCAAGCCGCAGAACGACTCAGCCCGGGAGCTGTACAAATACGATCTGATCGCAGTTTCCAACCATTATGGGGGCCTGCGGGATGGACACT ACACGACATTTGCCTGCAACAAGGACAGCGGTCAGTGGCACTACTTTGATGACAGCAGCGTCTCACCTGTGACGGAGAATCAGATTGAG tccaaggcaGCCTATGTCCTCTTCTACCAACGCCAGGACGTGGCACGCCGTATGCAAACCCAGGCCAGCTCGTCAAAGCCCCCCGCATCGTCTGCCTGTGGTGCCCCACCCAAATCGGAGTCCATGGATGTAAACTGA
- the USP11 gene encoding ubiquitin carboxyl-terminal hydrolase 11 isoform X1: MAAVAANPADTAATAVDDREPQREAVPGLESQRRQIENGRGRPLQVGESWFLVGQHWYKQWEVYVQGGDRDSSTFPGCINNAELFEDQVNWRLKKGLVEGEDYVLLPAAAWHYLVNWYGLEHGQPPIERKVVELASIHKVEVYSVELLLVQHSDMDTPHTAQFSQTDSVDLVLHTAREQFLVSPQEETRLWIKNAEGSFERLCNTRVTVLDAALKTGQVVVMETRNKDGTWPSAQPNDTSSTLEEEEDFQGQPGICGLTNLGNTCFMNSALQCLSNVPQLTEYFLKNRYLEELNFCNPLGMKGEIAQAYADLVKQAWSGHHRSIVPQVFKTKVGHFASQFLGYQQHDSQELLSFLLDGLHEDLNRVKKKEYVELCDAAGRPDQEVAQEAWQNHKRRNDSVIVDTFHGLFKSTLVCPDCGNVSVTFDPFCYLSVPLPVSHKRVMEVFFVSMDPRRKPEQHRLVVPKKGKISDLCVALAKHTGISPERMMVADVFSHRFYKIYQLEESLSSILDRDDIFIYEVSGRAAIGENSREDVVLPIYLRERTPARDYNSSYYGLMLFGHPLLVSVPRDRLSWDALYHILLYRLSRYVTRPSSDDEDDGDEKADLEDKDSLPKPGHVTEGSSQDPGLEQAGPSSRVVSGSRAPVDNSPGPSHWPQRARRKHLFTLHTVNSNGTSDRSTFNEDTHGVSFSSQPYIAIDWEPEMKKRYYDEVEAEGYVKHDCVGYVLKKAPVQLQECIELFTTVETLEKENPWYCPTCKQHQLATKKLDLWMLPETLIIHLKRFSYTKFSREKLDTLVEFPIRDLDFSEFVIKPQNDSARELYKYDLIAVSNHYGGLRDGHYTTFACNKDSGQWHYFDDSSVSPVTENQIESKAAYVLFYQRQDVARRMQTQASSSKPPASSACGAPPKSESMDVN, translated from the exons ATGGCGGCGGTCGCAGCGAATCCCGCGGATACGGCTGCGACTGCGGTCGACGACCGAGAGCCACAGCGGGAAGCGGTGCCAGGCCTGGAGAGCCAGCGGCGCCAGATTGAGAATGGGCGAGGGCGTCCGCTGCAGGTCGGCGAAAGCTG GTTCCTCGTGGGGCAACACTGGTACAAGCAGTGGGAGGTGTACGTGCAGGGAGGAGATCGGGACTCCAGCACCTTCCCTGGCTGCATCAACAATGCTGAACTCTTCGAAG ACCAGGTAAACTGGCGCCTCAAGAAGGGATTGGTGGAAGGTGAGGACTATGTGCTGCTCCCAGCGGCTGCTTGGCATTACCTGGTCAACTGGTATGGTCTAGAGCATGGCCAGCCTCCCATTGAACGCAAG GTTGTGGAACTGGCTAGCATCCACAAGGTTGAAGTGTACTCAGTAGAACTGTTGCTTGTCCAGCACAGTGATATGGACACACCTCACACGGCTCAATTCAGCCAGACAGATTCTGTTG ACCTAGTTCTGCATACCGCTCGAGAGCAGTTTCTGGTGAGCCCCCAGGAAGAGACCCGGCTGTGGATCAAGAACGCGGAGGGCTCTTTTGAGAGGTTGTGCAACACCCGTGTCACAGTGCTTGACGCCGCTCTCAAGACTGggcag GTGGTTGTCATGGAGACCCGAAACAAGGATGGCACTTGGCCCAGTGCGCAGCCGAATGACAC GAGCAGCAcattggaggaggaagaggacttCCAGGGCCAGCCAGGCATCTGTGGTCTTACCAATCTGGGCAACACGTGCTTCATGAACTCGGCCCTGCAG tgCCTCAGTAACGTGCCGCAGCTCACCGAGTACTTCCTGAAAAACCGATACCTGGAGGAGCTCAACTTCTGCAACCCACTGGGCATGAAGGGGGAGATTGCACAGGCCTATGCGGACCTGGTGAAACAGGCGTGGTCTGGCCACCACCGCTCCATTGTGCCCCAGGTGTTCAAG ACCAAGGTCGGCCACTTTGCGTCCCAGTTTCTGGGCTACCAGCAGCATGACTCACAGGAGCTGCTGTCGTTCCTCCTGGATGGGCTACACGAGGACCTCAATCGCGTCAAGAAGAAGGAATATGTGGAGCTGTGTGATGCTGCTGGGAGGCCGGATCAG GAGGTTGCTCAGGAAGCCTGGCAGAACCACAAACGGCGGAATGATTCTGTAATCGTGGACACTTTCCATGGCCTCTTCAAGTCCACACTGGTGTGCCCTGATTGTGGCAATGTGTCTGTGACCTTCGACCCCTTCTGCTACCTCAGTGTCCCACTGCCTGTGAGCCACAAGAGGGTCATGGAGGTCTTCTTTGTCTCCATGGACCCCCGCCGCAAGCCGGAGCAG CACCGGCTCGTGGTCCCCAAGAAAGGCAAGATCTCGGATCTATGTGTGGCTCTGGCCAAACACACTGGCATCTCGCCAGAAAGG ATGATGGTGGCTGATGTCTTCAGTCACCGCTTCTACAAGATCTACCAGCTGGAGGAGTCCCTGAGCAGCATCTTAGACCGAGATGATATCTTCAT ATACGAGGTGTCTGGCAGGGCTGCTATTGGTGAGAACTCCAGAGAGGATGTTGTGCTTCCTATCTACCTGCGGGAGCGCACCCCAGCCCGGGACTATAACAGTTCCTATTATGGCTTGATGCTCTTTGGGCACCCGCTCCTGGTGTCAGTGCCCCGGGACCGGCTCTCGTGGGACGCCCTGTATCACATCCTGCTGTACCGCCTCTC ACGCTATGTGACCAGACCCAGCTCGGATGATGAGGATGATGGGGATGAGAAAG CAGACCTGGAGGATAAGGATAGCCTCCCTAAGCCTGGACATGTGACTGAGGGCAGCTCCCAAGACCCTGGGCTGGAGCAGGCTGGGCCCAGCTCCAGAGTCGTGAGCGGAAGTCGGGCTCCTGTGGACAACTCTCCTGGGCCATCTCACTGGCCCCAGAGGGCACGGCGCAAGCACCTCTTCACCCTGCACACAGTGAATTCCAATGGGACCAGTGACCGCTCGACCTTCAACGAGGATACCCATGGTGTCTCCTTCAGCT CCCAGCCGTACATTGCCATCGACTGGGAACCAGAGATGAAGAAGCGTTACTATGACGAGGTGGAGGCTGAG GGCTACGTGAAGCATGACTGCGTTGGGTACGTGCTGAAGAAGGCACCAGTGCAGCTGCAGGAATGCATTGAGCTCTTCACCACCGttgagaccctggagaaggaaaacccCTG GTACTGCCCCACTTGCAAGCAGCACCAGCTGGCCACCAAGAAGCTGGACCTGTGGATGCTGCCAGAGACACTCATCATCCACCTGAAGCGCTTTTCCTACACCAAGTTCTCCAGAGAAAAGCTGGACACCCTTGTGGAGTTTCCTATCCG GGACCTGGACTTCTCTGAGTTTGTCATCAAGCCGCAGAACGACTCAGCCCGGGAGCTGTACAAATACGATCTGATCGCAGTTTCCAACCATTATGGGGGCCTGCGGGATGGACACT ACACGACATTTGCCTGCAACAAGGACAGCGGTCAGTGGCACTACTTTGATGACAGCAGCGTCTCACCTGTGACGGAGAATCAGATTGAG tccaaggcaGCCTATGTCCTCTTCTACCAACGCCAGGACGTGGCACGCCGTATGCAAACCCAGGCCAGCTCGTCAAAGCCCCCCGCATCGTCTGCCTGTGGTGCCCCACCCAAATCGGAGTCCATGGATGTAAACTGA
- the USP11 gene encoding ubiquitin carboxyl-terminal hydrolase 11 isoform X9 has product MDTPHTAQFSQTDSVDLVLHTAREQFLVSPQEETRLWIKNAEGSFERLCNTRVTVLDAALKTGQVVVMETRNKDGTWPSAQPNDTSSTLEEEEDFQGQPGICGLTNLGNTCFMNSALQCLSNVPQLTEYFLKNRYLEELNFCNPLGMKGEIAQAYADLVKQAWSGHHRSIVPQVFKTKVGHFASQFLGYQQHDSQELLSFLLDGLHEDLNRVKKKEYVELCDAAGRPDQEVAQEAWQNHKRRNDSVIVDTFHGLFKSTLVCPDCGNVSVTFDPFCYLSVPLPVSHKRVMEVFFVSMDPRRKPEQHRLVVPKKGKISDLCVALAKHTGISPERMMVADVFSHRFYKIYQLEESLSSILDRDDIFIYEVSGRAAIGENSREDVVLPIYLRERTPARDYNSSYYGLMLFGHPLLVSVPRDRLSWDALYHILLYRLSRYVTRPSSDDEDDGDEKADLEDKDSLPKPGHVTEGSSQDPGLEQAGPSSRVVSGSRAPVDNSPGPSHWPQRARRKHLFTLHTVNSNGTSDRSTFNEDTHGVSFSSQPYIAIDWEPEMKKRYYDEVEAEGYVKHDCVGYVLKKAPVQLQECIELFTTVETLEKENPWYCPTCKQHQLATKKLDLWMLPETLIIHLKRFSYTKFSREKLDTLVEFPIRDLDFSEFVIKPQNDSARELYKYDLIAVSNHYGGLRDGHYTTFACNKDSGQWHYFDDSSVSPVTENQIESKAAYVLFYQRQDVARRMQTQASSSKPPASSACGAPPKSESMDVN; this is encoded by the exons ATGGACACACCTCACACGGCTCAATTCAGCCAGACAGATTCTGTTG ACCTAGTTCTGCATACCGCTCGAGAGCAGTTTCTGGTGAGCCCCCAGGAAGAGACCCGGCTGTGGATCAAGAACGCGGAGGGCTCTTTTGAGAGGTTGTGCAACACCCGTGTCACAGTGCTTGACGCCGCTCTCAAGACTGggcag GTGGTTGTCATGGAGACCCGAAACAAGGATGGCACTTGGCCCAGTGCGCAGCCGAATGACAC GAGCAGCAcattggaggaggaagaggacttCCAGGGCCAGCCAGGCATCTGTGGTCTTACCAATCTGGGCAACACGTGCTTCATGAACTCGGCCCTGCAG tgCCTCAGTAACGTGCCGCAGCTCACCGAGTACTTCCTGAAAAACCGATACCTGGAGGAGCTCAACTTCTGCAACCCACTGGGCATGAAGGGGGAGATTGCACAGGCCTATGCGGACCTGGTGAAACAGGCGTGGTCTGGCCACCACCGCTCCATTGTGCCCCAGGTGTTCAAG ACCAAGGTCGGCCACTTTGCGTCCCAGTTTCTGGGCTACCAGCAGCATGACTCACAGGAGCTGCTGTCGTTCCTCCTGGATGGGCTACACGAGGACCTCAATCGCGTCAAGAAGAAGGAATATGTGGAGCTGTGTGATGCTGCTGGGAGGCCGGATCAG GAGGTTGCTCAGGAAGCCTGGCAGAACCACAAACGGCGGAATGATTCTGTAATCGTGGACACTTTCCATGGCCTCTTCAAGTCCACACTGGTGTGCCCTGATTGTGGCAATGTGTCTGTGACCTTCGACCCCTTCTGCTACCTCAGTGTCCCACTGCCTGTGAGCCACAAGAGGGTCATGGAGGTCTTCTTTGTCTCCATGGACCCCCGCCGCAAGCCGGAGCAG CACCGGCTCGTGGTCCCCAAGAAAGGCAAGATCTCGGATCTATGTGTGGCTCTGGCCAAACACACTGGCATCTCGCCAGAAAGG ATGATGGTGGCTGATGTCTTCAGTCACCGCTTCTACAAGATCTACCAGCTGGAGGAGTCCCTGAGCAGCATCTTAGACCGAGATGATATCTTCAT ATACGAGGTGTCTGGCAGGGCTGCTATTGGTGAGAACTCCAGAGAGGATGTTGTGCTTCCTATCTACCTGCGGGAGCGCACCCCAGCCCGGGACTATAACAGTTCCTATTATGGCTTGATGCTCTTTGGGCACCCGCTCCTGGTGTCAGTGCCCCGGGACCGGCTCTCGTGGGACGCCCTGTATCACATCCTGCTGTACCGCCTCTC ACGCTATGTGACCAGACCCAGCTCGGATGATGAGGATGATGGGGATGAGAAAG CAGACCTGGAGGATAAGGATAGCCTCCCTAAGCCTGGACATGTGACTGAGGGCAGCTCCCAAGACCCTGGGCTGGAGCAGGCTGGGCCCAGCTCCAGAGTCGTGAGCGGAAGTCGGGCTCCTGTGGACAACTCTCCTGGGCCATCTCACTGGCCCCAGAGGGCACGGCGCAAGCACCTCTTCACCCTGCACACAGTGAATTCCAATGGGACCAGTGACCGCTCGACCTTCAACGAGGATACCCATGGTGTCTCCTTCAGCT CCCAGCCGTACATTGCCATCGACTGGGAACCAGAGATGAAGAAGCGTTACTATGACGAGGTGGAGGCTGAG GGCTACGTGAAGCATGACTGCGTTGGGTACGTGCTGAAGAAGGCACCAGTGCAGCTGCAGGAATGCATTGAGCTCTTCACCACCGttgagaccctggagaaggaaaacccCTG GTACTGCCCCACTTGCAAGCAGCACCAGCTGGCCACCAAGAAGCTGGACCTGTGGATGCTGCCAGAGACACTCATCATCCACCTGAAGCGCTTTTCCTACACCAAGTTCTCCAGAGAAAAGCTGGACACCCTTGTGGAGTTTCCTATCCG GGACCTGGACTTCTCTGAGTTTGTCATCAAGCCGCAGAACGACTCAGCCCGGGAGCTGTACAAATACGATCTGATCGCAGTTTCCAACCATTATGGGGGCCTGCGGGATGGACACT ACACGACATTTGCCTGCAACAAGGACAGCGGTCAGTGGCACTACTTTGATGACAGCAGCGTCTCACCTGTGACGGAGAATCAGATTGAG tccaaggcaGCCTATGTCCTCTTCTACCAACGCCAGGACGTGGCACGCCGTATGCAAACCCAGGCCAGCTCGTCAAAGCCCCCCGCATCGTCTGCCTGTGGTGCCCCACCCAAATCGGAGTCCATGGATGTAAACTGA
- the USP11 gene encoding ubiquitin carboxyl-terminal hydrolase 11 isoform X5, which translates to MASLPLNASVCTLPSLQVVELASIHKVEVYSVELLLVQHSDMDTPHTAQFSQTDSVDLVLHTAREQFLVSPQEETRLWIKNAEGSFERLCNTRVTVLDAALKTGQVVVMETRNKDGTWPSAQPNDTSSTLEEEEDFQGQPGICGLTNLGNTCFMNSALQCLSNVPQLTEYFLKNRYLEELNFCNPLGMKGEIAQAYADLVKQAWSGHHRSIVPQVFKTKVGHFASQFLGYQQHDSQELLSFLLDGLHEDLNRVKKKEYVELCDAAGRPDQEVAQEAWQNHKRRNDSVIVDTFHGLFKSTLVCPDCGNVSVTFDPFCYLSVPLPVSHKRVMEVFFVSMDPRRKPEQHRLVVPKKGKISDLCVALAKHTGISPERMMVADVFSHRFYKIYQLEESLSSILDRDDIFIYEVSGRAAIGENSREDVVLPIYLRERTPARDYNSSYYGLMLFGHPLLVSVPRDRLSWDALYHILLYRLSRYVTRPSSDDEDDGDEKADLEDKDSLPKPGHVTEGSSQDPGLEQAGPSSRVVSGSRAPVDNSPGPSHWPQRARRKHLFTLHTVNSNGTSDRSTFNEDTHGVSFSSQPYIAIDWEPEMKKRYYDEVEAEGYVKHDCVGYVLKKAPVQLQECIELFTTVETLEKENPWYCPTCKQHQLATKKLDLWMLPETLIIHLKRFSYTKFSREKLDTLVEFPIRDLDFSEFVIKPQNDSARELYKYDLIAVSNHYGGLRDGHYTTFACNKDSGQWHYFDDSSVSPVTENQIESKAAYVLFYQRQDVARRMQTQASSSKPPASSACGAPPKSESMDVN; encoded by the exons ATGGCCAGCCTCCCATTGAACGCAAG TGTGTGTACCCTTCCCTCCTTGCAGGTTGTGGAACTGGCTAGCATCCACAAGGTTGAAGTGTACTCAGTAGAACTGTTGCTTGTCCAGCACAGTGATATGGACACACCTCACACGGCTCAATTCAGCCAGACAGATTCTGTTG ACCTAGTTCTGCATACCGCTCGAGAGCAGTTTCTGGTGAGCCCCCAGGAAGAGACCCGGCTGTGGATCAAGAACGCGGAGGGCTCTTTTGAGAGGTTGTGCAACACCCGTGTCACAGTGCTTGACGCCGCTCTCAAGACTGggcag GTGGTTGTCATGGAGACCCGAAACAAGGATGGCACTTGGCCCAGTGCGCAGCCGAATGACAC GAGCAGCAcattggaggaggaagaggacttCCAGGGCCAGCCAGGCATCTGTGGTCTTACCAATCTGGGCAACACGTGCTTCATGAACTCGGCCCTGCAG tgCCTCAGTAACGTGCCGCAGCTCACCGAGTACTTCCTGAAAAACCGATACCTGGAGGAGCTCAACTTCTGCAACCCACTGGGCATGAAGGGGGAGATTGCACAGGCCTATGCGGACCTGGTGAAACAGGCGTGGTCTGGCCACCACCGCTCCATTGTGCCCCAGGTGTTCAAG ACCAAGGTCGGCCACTTTGCGTCCCAGTTTCTGGGCTACCAGCAGCATGACTCACAGGAGCTGCTGTCGTTCCTCCTGGATGGGCTACACGAGGACCTCAATCGCGTCAAGAAGAAGGAATATGTGGAGCTGTGTGATGCTGCTGGGAGGCCGGATCAG GAGGTTGCTCAGGAAGCCTGGCAGAACCACAAACGGCGGAATGATTCTGTAATCGTGGACACTTTCCATGGCCTCTTCAAGTCCACACTGGTGTGCCCTGATTGTGGCAATGTGTCTGTGACCTTCGACCCCTTCTGCTACCTCAGTGTCCCACTGCCTGTGAGCCACAAGAGGGTCATGGAGGTCTTCTTTGTCTCCATGGACCCCCGCCGCAAGCCGGAGCAG CACCGGCTCGTGGTCCCCAAGAAAGGCAAGATCTCGGATCTATGTGTGGCTCTGGCCAAACACACTGGCATCTCGCCAGAAAGG ATGATGGTGGCTGATGTCTTCAGTCACCGCTTCTACAAGATCTACCAGCTGGAGGAGTCCCTGAGCAGCATCTTAGACCGAGATGATATCTTCAT ATACGAGGTGTCTGGCAGGGCTGCTATTGGTGAGAACTCCAGAGAGGATGTTGTGCTTCCTATCTACCTGCGGGAGCGCACCCCAGCCCGGGACTATAACAGTTCCTATTATGGCTTGATGCTCTTTGGGCACCCGCTCCTGGTGTCAGTGCCCCGGGACCGGCTCTCGTGGGACGCCCTGTATCACATCCTGCTGTACCGCCTCTC ACGCTATGTGACCAGACCCAGCTCGGATGATGAGGATGATGGGGATGAGAAAG CAGACCTGGAGGATAAGGATAGCCTCCCTAAGCCTGGACATGTGACTGAGGGCAGCTCCCAAGACCCTGGGCTGGAGCAGGCTGGGCCCAGCTCCAGAGTCGTGAGCGGAAGTCGGGCTCCTGTGGACAACTCTCCTGGGCCATCTCACTGGCCCCAGAGGGCACGGCGCAAGCACCTCTTCACCCTGCACACAGTGAATTCCAATGGGACCAGTGACCGCTCGACCTTCAACGAGGATACCCATGGTGTCTCCTTCAGCT CCCAGCCGTACATTGCCATCGACTGGGAACCAGAGATGAAGAAGCGTTACTATGACGAGGTGGAGGCTGAG GGCTACGTGAAGCATGACTGCGTTGGGTACGTGCTGAAGAAGGCACCAGTGCAGCTGCAGGAATGCATTGAGCTCTTCACCACCGttgagaccctggagaaggaaaacccCTG GTACTGCCCCACTTGCAAGCAGCACCAGCTGGCCACCAAGAAGCTGGACCTGTGGATGCTGCCAGAGACACTCATCATCCACCTGAAGCGCTTTTCCTACACCAAGTTCTCCAGAGAAAAGCTGGACACCCTTGTGGAGTTTCCTATCCG GGACCTGGACTTCTCTGAGTTTGTCATCAAGCCGCAGAACGACTCAGCCCGGGAGCTGTACAAATACGATCTGATCGCAGTTTCCAACCATTATGGGGGCCTGCGGGATGGACACT ACACGACATTTGCCTGCAACAAGGACAGCGGTCAGTGGCACTACTTTGATGACAGCAGCGTCTCACCTGTGACGGAGAATCAGATTGAG tccaaggcaGCCTATGTCCTCTTCTACCAACGCCAGGACGTGGCACGCCGTATGCAAACCCAGGCCAGCTCGTCAAAGCCCCCCGCATCGTCTGCCTGTGGTGCCCCACCCAAATCGGAGTCCATGGATGTAAACTGA